A single genomic interval of Marmota flaviventris isolate mMarFla1 chromosome 14, mMarFla1.hap1, whole genome shotgun sequence harbors:
- the Adra2b gene encoding alpha-2B adrenergic receptor, producing MSGPTMDHQEPYSVQATAAIAAAITFLILFTIFGNALVILAVLTSRSLRAPQNLFLVSLAAADILVATLIIPFSLANELLGYWYFRRTWCEVYLALDVLFCTSSIVHLCAISLDRYWAVSRALEYNSKRTPRRIKCIILTVWLIAAVISLPPLIYKGDQGPQPHGRPQCKLNQEAWYILASSIGSFFAPCLIMILVYLRIYLIAKRSHRRGPGAKGGPGPSEAKQSRPVPGGTSASAKVPTLASPLSSTGEANGHPKPTGEKEEGEAPEEPGSRALPPSWTALPKADQSQKRDLCGASPEEDAEEEEEEEECGPQSAPASSASVCSPPLQKPQGSRVLATLRGQVLLGRGAGAVGGQWWRRRAQLTREKRFTFVLAVVIGVFVLCWFPFFFSYSLGAICPQHCKVPHGLFQFFFWIGYCNSSLNPVIYTIFNQDFRRAFRRILCRQWTQTAW from the coding sequence ATGTCCGGCCCCACCATGGACCACCAGGAGCCCTACTCTGTGCAGGCTACAGCTGCCATCGCGGCAGCCATCACCTTCCTCATCCTCTTCACCATCTTCGGCAACGCGCTGGTCATCCTGGCCGTGTTGACCAGCCGCTCGCTTCGCGCACCGCAAAACCTGTTCTTGGTGTCGCTGGCTGCCGCTGACATCCTCGTGGCCACGCTCATCATCCCTTTCTCGCTGGCCAACGAGCTGCTGGGCTACTGGTACTTTCGGCGCACATGGTGCGAGGTGTACCTGGCGCTCGACGTGCTCTTCTGTACCTCGTCCATCGTGCACTTGTGCGCCATCAGCCTGGACCGCTACTGGGCGGTGAGCCGCGCGCTGGAGTACAACTCGAAGCGCACACCGCGCCGCATCAAGTGCATTATCCTCACGGTGTGGCTCATCGCAGCCGTCATCTCGCTGCCGCCCCTCATCTACAAGGGCGACCAGGGCCCCCAGCCCCACGGGCGCCCCCAGTGCAAGCTCAACCAAGAGGCCTGGTACATCTTAGCCTCCAGCATCGGCTCTTTCTTTGCACCCTGCCTCATCATGATCCTTGTCTACCTACGCATCTACCTGATTGCCAAACGCAGCCACCGCAGAGGGCCGGGGGCCAAAGGTGGGCCAGGCCCTAGTGAGGCGAAACAGTCCCGTCCTGTCCCTGGGGGCACTTCAGCCTCGGCCAAGGTGCCAACCCTGGCCTCTCCTCTGTCTTCTACTGGAGAGGCCAATGGACACCCCAAGCCCactggggagaaagaggaaggagaggcccCTGAAGAGCCTGGGAGCAGGGCCTTGCCCCCCAGCTGGACTGCCCTCCCCAAGGCAGATCAGAGCCAGAAGAGGGACCTTTGTGGGGCATCTCCAGAGGAGGACgctgaagaggaggaagaggaggaagagtgtggccCTCAGTCAGCGCCAGCATCTTCTGCCTCCGTTTGCAGTCCCCCCTTGCAGAAGCCACAGGGTTCCCGGGTGCTGGCCACCCTACGTGGACAGGTGCTCCTGGGCAGGGGTGCGGGTGCTGTGGGTGGGCAGTGGTGGCGACGGCGGGCGCAGCTGACCCGAGAGAAGCGGTTCACTTTCGTACTGGCCGTGGTCATTGGGGTCTTTGTGCTCTGCTGGTTCCCCTTCTTCTTCAGCTACAGCCTGGGTGCCATCTGCCCACAGCACTGCAAGGTGCCCCATGGCCTCTTCCAGTTCTTCTTCTGGATTGGCTACTGTAACAGCTCCCTGAACCCTGTCATTTACACCATCTTCAACCAGGACTTTCGTCGTGCCTTCCGAAGGATCCTTTGCCGCCAGTGGACCCAGACAGCCTGGTGA